The DNA window ATTGCGATGCAACGGTTCTAATGAACATTTTGTCTAGCACTTGCGAAAGGCACACACAGACGACGGGAAACGCCAGTCTCGTCGTTTCAGAAGATGTCTCGACACAAACGGAGTCTGTCTCTGTCAGTACTCCAGAACTTCAGTAACTTTAGTTCTTCTTACGATGCAACGTTTCTAATGAACGCTTTGTGTAGAAATATCGAATGGCACAGACAGACGACCGAAAACGGTTGTGTCGTCGTTTCAAAAGTTGTGTCGACCCCAACGGACGGGGCTTCCTTCAATGGGGCTTACGTGGCGATCTCTGCTGTGATATGTTCTACCGGGATCAAGAATCTGTATGTTCGTCGACACGAATTAGACATTGAAAATAATGTAGCCATTCGGAAACTAATCTGCGATCCCAAGTCAGTCACTGTCGACTGCCATGCCGACTTTCTTAAGGCATTGGACTCCACCTATATTTGCCAAGGAAATCCAGATCTCGAATTCGCGCAGTTATGTATGTCCAGAAAGTCCCAATTCAAAAGCAAATCTGGGGAAGTTACTGCTCACCTCGATAGCTACTCCCCGTTCGTTTTTCAAGATCGGCAATACAGCCAAACTGTGCGCGCCACCAGCTGCCTTCTGTTAGTGAAGTCTGCTACGAGGAGATGTTCCAAGTGTGCATCATTTCGGTCTGCCCTGAGAGTCCTTCTCAGGCGATCTGTTTCTGCGGGCCCCGTAAACAAATACACTCCTAATGCAATCATGCGTACTCCAGTTCttaaaaaaaattggctGAATTGGCGAGCAAAAGGAAGTCAGATATGCAGAGCCTGCGCCGACTGAGGTCGACTGTTAGAAGTCTTCTGGAGAATCAAGGCGTAGCACTAGAAGATAACCTCTCACACGACATGGATTGTGTGATGAAGTCCTctcaagaagaaatcgagaaACTGTATCCAGAAGGATCGTTCCGTCGCCTTTTCTGGGATAAGCAGTTGAAGGCACAAAGCGTTAAGGGAAAACAGGGAAGGAGATGGCACCCGCTCATCCTTCGCTGGGcgttgaatttgaaaatgcgATCTTCAGGGGCATACCATGATATGCAGAGTGCAGGATTTATCACCCTGCCTTCAAAACGCACATCCCATTTCTTCCGTGAGTCATCGGGATTTCAAGTCCAAGTTAACGATCTGTTGGCTAAAGAGGCCAGCGTTTCTTCTGCAAGTTGTTATCAGAAAAATGTTGTTCTTGTATTCGACGAGTCGCGAGTTCGCGAGGACCTAGTGTTTGATAAGCACAAAGAAATAGTTCTAGGGTTCGTCGATCTGGAGAAAGTCGAGAATCAATAGCTGGAATTGGAGCGGTCAGTGAAGAAGGGCCTCAATATTGTCCAGGAGGTTGCCTCACATTTACTTGTCTTGATGGTGAGGGGCATTGCaacgtcgcttcgatttccCTTTGCACATTTTTCCACTTCCGGTGCCACCTCCGTCAACTTATCGTCTATTTTGTGGGAAGCTGTTTAACATGTCGAAATGAGTGGGCTACACGTCGTGGCAATGACAGCAGACGGGGCTTCTCAGAACAGGAAATTTTTCAAGATCTGCTCCATTGAGGCTCCACACAAATCTGTCAATCCCTATAGTGCCATCCCTTCGCCACTGTACTTCTTTTCCGACGTGCCGCATCTACTAAAGACCACTCGCAATTGTTGGTCTCATTCCTATTCAGGAAATAAAACAAGGTCTATGCAAGTATTTCTTACGCATTTATTGCACTTAATACAGAAAATGCAAAAATTTCGTAGATAAACGGTCTGTACATTTCCTGGTCGCACCTTACGGAATTGTACCGACAAATGCAAGACACGTCCGGACGTGCAGGACAACTCGTGCCCAAAATTAGGGCAGAACACGTCAATCTCACCAATTTTTCACGAATGAGAGTAGACTTGGCAGCCCAGGTAAGTAATGTACTTCTGCGgctcaatttcaatttttttaaggTATTAAGTGAATCTGTTGCATCTGAAATGGAATTCTACGACATTCCTGAGGCACAGGAGACTATTCGATTtattcgaattttcgacCATGCGTTCGACTGTCTAAATGTTCGAACTCTATTTGACAAATAGCCGAGTAGACGCGGATACACTCAAATTGGAGACGACCGATTTACCGTGAGTAAATCAGTGTTGAGACATTTTCAACCCTTTTTTCCAGTGGCTAGCGTCTGTGTTTTTGGCTTACCTCAAAGAGTGGGACACGTATGTCCAATCGCTACCAAACCTCACTCAGGGAGACAGGAATAGACTGACTCTGAGCAGAGAGACAATTTACGGATGGAGAATGACTGGTCAGACAAAGACGAACTCAACTATTAATCTCATTGCTCTGCACATCTAGTGGCGTCCTTTCTTGAACTAGCCCGCTCACTGCTGCGAGACTACTCAGAGGAAGACAACGTTTTTATTCTAAGCGAGCATTTCAATCAAGATCCGCTTGAGAATTACTTTGGACAACAAAggggaagaggaggacgaagtGACAATCCGTCGATTGTCCAATGCCTAAAGAACTCCTCTTCTATCAGACTCCAGGTACGCATATTTTTTCCGTAACATAACGTCTTTTGAAGAGATACGATATTCTAGAAATCAGTGTCGCAGACTGTTGCAAGAGGAAAATCaagcagacgacgacgtctattTCCAGAGGAAAATATTGATTCCACTCCACTCCCTAAACGCTCTAGGAAACCACCCGGGTACATATCTTTGCGCAAAATCAGTCACACGTGGTGTATTTACTTTTTTAGCAGCAGCATCTGACATATTAAGCAACACTGTTACCCCACTGCCCTAAGTGCGCCTGGTAGGATCTATCTGCTTCCTTAAAGACTTTGATTTAGACACAgccttcttttttgctaCCTTGTACACCTCCAACATTGCCGAAGTTGTGGAGAATCCCCGTCTTGTAATCCACATGTGTACTAATTTGTCTAATAATGCTGCAGACTGCTCAGGCTCTGGTATATGTGGTGAGGATATTTTGTTCCACGCTGATATGACTTCACTATCACTCGTCACAGACCGCCTGAATTCATCTTTCCCTGATTCGCTCGACCTGATATGGTTGTGCAGGCCACTTCTGGTAATTCTCTCTATTGctagaaagaaatcgaagcaTTCTGCGTTAATGTGAAAAAGAGACCCGCGATCAATCTTCTCTGTCCATTCTGATTCCCTCCTAGCCACATGCCCAACCTCCCTTTTCTCCATCATCCCTTCAAGACATGCCACGACGTATTTATCCTCTGcgctcattttcttcttcttgtatTGTCGAATAAGTTGGGCTGGAACAGATCCAGCAGCATAATGCAAAATACTCATTTCCTCGTGTGACAAGCCCAGTCTCTTCAACTGTGCCGTCACCCGATCCTTCACTGCTACATGACTGCACTAAAAGCTCATCAAAAATTCTTTGGTTGACAGACTGAGAGAGATATTGATCGTTCATGGGTATCCCAAGTGTCTCATACAGTTCACCCCAACAGTTATGTTAGCTTTCGGCGCAAGAGTGCCGCGTGTACACGGTTGGGCGCCAAACGCACAAAGACTATAAACCCGTTCGAGTCAGAGCTTCAAGAAGCCGCAACGACAGACCGCCCATACAAAATCCGAGACATGTTCGCCATCATGCTACACATGTGTCGAATTTCCGATCCACTCGCACTGTGGAACGCTCACAAGCAATCCATGGCCGAAGAGTACCTTCATGCTCAGCGACGACTTGCATCAAACAATACTTTGCCTTTCAGTGAAGCAATTTTCAATCGCGCACTCATTTACATAGAAGACAAATTACTTACTTTTCCCGGAGGCTTGCCGCTGAAAGATTACGGTTTACCTACgcctgaaagagaaaatgcgAATACCAATCACTCATCAAGAGAGATTGCACCAGAATTTGCCTACCACGTTGACCTTCTCCGTTCGACAGTCACACGCGACGAGGCTGCGCTAACCGAAGATCAACGCAGAGCATACGACGCAATTCTACACTCGATAGAATCTCCAGAAGCCTCTGTCATTTTTTTAGACGCACCAGGAGGCACGGGAAAAACCTACCTTATTAATCTTATTCTAGCAAAAGTCAGATCCCAGGGACATGTTgcactcgccgtcgcctcttcGGGAATTGCTGCGACACTATTGACAGGTGGAAAAACTGCTCATTATGTATTCAAACTTCCTCTCAACATAACACGCTACGAAAATCCCTCCTGCCAAATTGGAAAGAACACCGATAGAACAACCTTACTTCGCCTAGCAAAAGTAGTCGTGTGGGACGAATGCACGATGTCAAATAAGAAAGCTTTTGAAGCCGTCGATCGGACTCTGCGCGATATTCGCGGAGACGATCGTCTCATGGGCGGCCTATCTTTCATTCTCGCCGGAGATTTTCGACAAACTTTGCCTATCGTTCCAAAGGGCACAAAAGCGGACGAAATTCATGCTTGCCTCAAGTCATCCGCCAAACTATGGCCACACGTTACCACCCTCCGTCTTCGCACCAACATGCGCGTTCATCTATTTGGCGACTCTGACTCTGGTGCATATTCTAATCTCCTCCTCGACATTGGAAGCGGCACAATTCCTACCAATCCTACTGATGGACTCATTGAAATCCCGTGCGGTCAACACCTTTCCTCCCTTCACGACCTCATTTCGGCAGTCTTTCCCGACCTCTCTACAAAGTACTCAGACACAAAATGGCTTTGCAAACGAGCCATATTAGCACCTACCAATGAAGCCGTCAACGAAATAAACGACACCCTCCTAACACACATTCCGACTCTCCAAATTGTTTATACCTCTTTCGACACTACCGTAGATGCCGACGATGCCGTCAACTTTCCTGTGTAACTCCTAAACTCGCTCAATCCTCTCGGTCTACCTCCCCATTACCTTCAACTAAAATTAGAATCACCACTTATGCTCTTTAGAAATATAGATGCGCCAAAGCTCTGTAACGGTACTAAATTGACCGTCAAACAGCTTCTTCCCAATGTTATCGAAGCAACAATATCGCAAGGGCACTACGCCGGGGAAACCGTCTATATTCCTAGAATACCTCTAATTCCTTCAGATACAACAGTTCCTTTTAAACGTCTCCAATTTCCTCTCAAACTCGCCTTTGCCATGACAATAAACAAGTCCCAAGGTCAAACTATAAAAGTCGTCGGTCTTTCCCTTCTCACTCTATGTTTCTCTCACGGCCAATTTTACGTCGCATGTTCGAGCGTCAGTTCTCCCCGAAACCTCTACATTTTGTCCGAAACACAGAAAACTGCTAACGTCGTATACACCAAAATCCTTTagattttaaaatttatCTTTACGCCATATCAAGCGCATCAGTAATAATGTAACTCTTTCACTCCcactccccccccccccccccctcccctcccccctccctcGGGTCACGATGCGTATGGacctccccgtggtgtgACCTGGATAATGCTAACACATACGCCGTTCCTATAACTACtacccgggcgaagccgggtgGCCTGCTAGTTTTTTCTAAGTATAGGTGCTGTAAACAGCGCGCGGGGGAGTGTCGTCCATGGCAAAGCGACAATCTACCATTCTCGGTTTGTGGAGCAGGCAAGAGAGCTCACCGAAACGAAA is part of the Oscarella lobularis chromosome 6, ooOscLobu1.1, whole genome shotgun sequence genome and encodes:
- the LOC136188205 gene encoding ATP-dependent DNA helicase PIF2-like, with the protein product MFAIMLHMCRISDPLALWNAHKQSMAEEYLHAQRRLASNNTLPFSEAIFNRALIYIEDKLLTFPGGLPLKDYGLPTPERENANTNHSSREIAPEFAYHVDLLRSTVTRDEAALTEDQRRAYDAILHSIESPEASVIFLDAPGGTGKTYLINLILAKVRSQGHVALAVASSGIAATLLTGGKTAHYVFKLPLNITRYENPSCQIGKNTDRTTLLRLAKVVVWDECTMSNKKAFEAVDRTLRDIRGDDRLMGGLSFILAGDFRQTLPIVPKGTKADEIHACLKSSAKLWPHVTTLRLRTNMRVHLFGDSDSGAYSNLLLDIGSGTIPTNPTDGLIEIPCGQHLSSLHDLISAVFPDLSTKYSDTKWLCKRAILAPTNEAVNEINDTLLTHIPTLQIVYTSFDTTVDADDAVNFPV